The following DNA comes from Thermoanaerobaculales bacterium.
GGTGCGTGCCGCCTGGGGCGTTCCCGGGGTCGCGGTGGCCGTCGTGCGGGACGGCCGGGTGGTCTACTCGGCGGGGATCGGCCGGCGAGACCTGGAGTCCGGCGGCGACATCACGGGGCAGACCGTGTTCTCGGTGGGATCCGCGACCAAGGCGTTCACTGCGGCCGCGATCGGGATGCTGGTCGACGAGGGCGCGGTCAACCTCGACCAGCCGGTGCGCGCCTACCTCCCCGGGCTCGAGCTGTTCGACGAGTACGTGGCCAGCCACCTGACGGTGCGGGATCTGCTGGCCCACCGCTCGGGCATCGAGCGCCACGACGCGCTCTGGTACCGCTCCGAGCAGGGCCGCCAGGAGTTGCTGGAGCGGTTGCGCTTCCTCCGGCCGGGCGCCGGGCTGCGCGAGCGGTTCAGCTACAGCAACTTGATGTACATGGTCGCGGGCCGGGTCGTCGAGCGGGTCTCCGGCGGGACCTGGGAGGAGTTCGTCCAGCGGCGGATCTTCGACCCGTTGGGGATGTCACGCAGCGGCTTCGGATCACCGCCCGCCGGCGATCGGGACGTCGCGATGCCCCACGGCATCGACCGCAATGGGGGCGTGGCCGCGGTCCCCCGCTACACCGGCTGGGCGGCCGGCCCGGCGATCTCGATCCGCTCGTGCGCCGACGACCTCGCGCGGTGGGTGCAGCTGCTGCAGGGCCGGGGCGCGTTCGGCGGCCGCCGCCTGCTCGCCGAGGCGACGGTCGAGGAGATGTTCACTCCCCAGATGGCGGTGTCGGCCCTCGGCCCGCCCGAAATCCCGATCAGCAGCTACGGCCTCGGCTGGTTCGTCGAGAGCTACCGCGGCCGCCTGATGGTCTCGCACGCCGGCGCGATCGACGGCTTCTACTCGATCGTGGTCCTGCTGCCGGCCGACCGGCTCGGGGTGGTGGTGCTGACCAACGCCTCGCAGCACCGCGTCCCCGAGGTGGTGTCGCGATGGGTCGTCGATCGCTTCCTGGGCCTGCCCGAGGTCAGCTGGGACACGCGCCTGCGCGCGCAGGAGGAGCGGCTGCGCGAGGAGCGGCGGGCAGCCGAGCTCGCGCGCGAGGCCCAGCGGCGCATCGGCACCAGCCCGACGGTCCCGGTGGAAGCCCTCGCCGGCAGGTACCGGCACCCGGCATACGGCGACATCGTGATCGCGGCGGGGGACGACGGTCTGGCTGCCACCTTCCACGGCATGACCGGCCCCCTCGAGCACTTCCAGGACGACGCCTTCCTGTTCAAGGTCCGTGGCTGGGGTCTGCGTGACGAGTTCGTGGTCCGCTTCCAGTACGCGTCCGACGGAGCGGTGGCATCGCTGCTGACGACTCTGGAGGACAAGGTGCCGCCCGAGGTGTTCCTGCGCCTCGGGGCGGCCGGCGGCGATCCGCAGCCCGGGCCCTGACCCGAACCCAGTGGGCTGGCGCCAGAGGCGCTCTTGACGTTTTTGCTGCAATTTGGTTGAATATTCAACTAAGAGGGACCATGCCTCGCGACACCCGTGACCGGATCCTCGATGCGGCGAGCCGCCTGTTCAGCGAGCGCGGCTTCGACGGCACCGCCGTGGCGGACGTGCTGGCCGGGGCCGGCGTCCGCAGCGGCAGCCTCTACCACTTCTTCCCGAGCAAGGAGGCGCTGGCCGAGGCGGTGGTGGCCCGTTGCGCGGACCGCGCCAGGGAGGCGCTGCTCGACCCCGCCGAGGCAGCCGCCACGGACCCCCTCGAGCGGGTCTTTGCGCTGCTCGGCCGGTGGCGCCTCGGGTTGGAGGGGAGGTTGCCGGGTGGCCCGGACCCGAGCGGGCTGCTGGCCGCCGAGCTGGCCGCGCGACGTCCGGGCGTCGGACGGCTCGCCGAGGGGTATCGGGCGCGGCTGGCGGCGCGGATCCGGAGCTGGCTGGATGACGCCGGACCCCGTCTGCCGGCGGACGTCGATCGGGCCGAGCTGGCGAGCTTCGTGGTGACCGTGCTCGAGGGCGCCACGATGCAGAGCCGCGCAGCGGCGTCCCTCGAGCCTTTCGACCGGGCGGTTCGCCAGCTCAGGGCCCTGCTCGCGCTGCTCGAGGGCGCGCCGGCGACCGCGCGCGCGGCTGGCGCCCGGGAGCTCGCGGAGCCGGCCGCCCCGGGCGGTGCGGCCGGCGATCCGGCGGGCTGGCGGGCGTGGTGAGGGGGTAGGGGATAGGGGATAGCGCCCCCGCCCGGCACGTTCCGTTCCCGTTCCCGTGCCCGCTCCCGTTCCCGAACGGGCAGCCATCACGCTCTCGCTGGTCAGCCTCCATCCGCGTGATGCGGTCGCCCGACGACCGTGATCGGGAACGGGAACGGGAACGGGCGCGGGAACGACTCGGAAGCGGAAGCGGGCGCGGAAGCGGGGAAAACAAACGGCCCGGGTTGCCCCGGGCCGTGATTCGGAATCCGCGGAGCGGATCTCGATCAGTACATGTCCATGTCGCCGCCGCCCATGCCGCCGCCTGGGCCGCCCATCTTCTCCTTCTTCTCCGGGATCTCGCAGACCAGCGCTTCGGTGGTGAGCAGCAGCCCGGCAATCGAGGAGGCGTTGAGCAGCGCGTTGCGGGTGACCTTGGCCGGGTCGATCACGCCGGCCTTGACGAGATCGGTGATCTCGCCCTTGGCGGCGTCGAAGCCGACGGCGCCCTTCTTGGCGCGGATCTCGCGGACGATGACCGCCGCCTCGTCGAGCCCGGTGTTGAGGATGATCTGGCGAGTCGGCTCCTCGAGCGCCCGCAGCAGGATCCTGGCGCCGGTCTGGATGTCGCCCTCGAGCTCCTTGATCAGCTTCTCGACCTGGTCCATGGCGCGCAGCAGGGCGACGCCGCCGCCCGGGACGATGCCCTCTTCGACCGCCGCCTTGGTGGCGTGCAGCGCGTCCTCGACGCGCGCCTTCTTCTCCTTCATCTCGGTCTCGGTGGCGGCGCCCACCTTGATCTGGGCCACGCCGCCGACCAGCTTCGCGAGCCGCTCCTGCAGCTTCTCGCGGTCGTAGTCCGAGGTGGTGTCCTCGATCTGCTTCTTGATCTGCTGGACGCGGCCGAGCACGGCCTCGTGCTTCTTGGAGTCGTCGTCGTCGACCACGATCGTGGTGTCGTCCTTGTTGATGACGATCTTCTTGGCCGAGCCGAGGTCGTCCCACTGGACGTTCTCGAGCTTGATGCCGAGGTCCTCGGAGATCAGCTTGCCGCCCGACAGGATCGCGATGTCCTCGAGCATGGCCTTGCGCCGGTCACCGAAACCGGGGGCCTTCACGGCGGCCACGGACAGGGTGCCGCGCAGCTTGTTCACGACCAGGGTGGCGAGGGCCTCGCCCTCGACGTCCTCGGCGATGATCAGGAGCGGGCGGCCCTGCTGGGCGATCTTCTCGAGGATCGGCAGCAGGTCCTTCATGTTGGAGATCTTCTTCTCGAAGATCAGGATCTTGGCGTCCTCGAGCACCGTCTCCATGCGCTCGGCGTCGGTCACGAAGTAGGGCGACAGGTAGCCGCGGTCGAACTGCATGCCCTCGACCACCTCGAGGGTCGTGTCGAGGCCCTTGGCCTCCTCGACCGTGATGACGCCGTCCTTGCCGACCTTCTCCATCGCTTCCCGGATGATCTCGCCGATCTCGGTGTCGGCGTTGGCCGAGATGGTGCCGACATGGGCGATCGCCTCGCCGGCGACCGGGACCGCCATCTTGGTGATCGCCTCGACGGCGCGCTTGGTGGCGACGTCGATCCCGCGCTTGAGCTCCATCGGGTTGGCGCCGGCGGTGACGTTCTTGATGCCCTCACGGTAGATGGCCTGAGCGAGCACGGTGGCGGTGGTGGTGCCGTCGCCGGCCACGTCCGAGGTCTTGGACGCGACCTCGCGCACCATCTGGGCGCCCATGTTCTCGAGATGGTCCGGGAGCTCGATCTCCTTGGCCACGGTCACCCCGTCCTTGGTGATCGTCGGCGAGCCGAACTTCTTCTCGAGGATGACGTTGCGACCCTTGGGGCCGAGCGTCACCTTGACCGCGTCGGCGAGCTTGTTGACGCCCGCGAGAACCTTGCTCCGAGCCTCCTCGGAGTAGACGATCTGTTTGCCTGCCATGGTCCGCCTCCCTTACTTCACGATGATGGCGAGGATCTCGTCCTCGCGCAGGATGGTGTGCTCTTCGTCGTTGATCTTGATGTCCTGGCCGGAGTACTTGCCGATCAGGACTCGGTCGCCCTTCTTGACGCTCATGGGCAGGCGCTTGCCGTCGTCGTCGAGCTTGCCGTCGCCGACCGCCACGACCTCGGCTTCCTGGGGCTTCTCCTTCGCGGTGTCCGGGATGATGATGCCGCCACGGACCTCCTCGCGCGCCTCGATCCGCTTGACGAGCACCCTGTCACCGAGAGGTTTCACTTTCATCTTCCTCGCTCCTTTCGAGTTATCTTGTACTTTTGGCACTCGGCGAACGCGAGTGCTAGCGGGAATATAGTCGCTCCCGGAGCGCCTGTCAACCCCCTCGGCGAGATATCTGAGCGCAATCGACTCATATCCCGTGGTCCGTTAGGTGAGACGGTTTCTGCGTGACCTGTGCTCAGATTTTTCCGCCTCGCCTTTCCCCGGGCGGTGCGGTATTGTGTTCGACCGAGGCGCTGCCGGGAGGGCCGGATGAGAACCAACGCGTGGAGTCTGCTCATGATGTTCGCGTGCACCGCGACCGCCGGCGTCGGGGGGCTGGACAGGCTGCCGGCTGTGACCCCGGACGGCAACGCCGAGCGGGCGAGCATTCCCGCCGTCTACCGCTGGGATCTGTCGGCGCTCTACCCGGACGAGGCGAGCTGGGCGGCGGACTACGCCGCCGCTCAGGCCGAGCTGGCACGCCTCGCCGCCCTCCATCCGCGGCTCGATGACCCGGCGACCCTCGCCGCCTACCTCGGCCGCTACTTCGACCTCGAGCTCGCCGGCAACCGGCTGAACCTCTACGCCAACCTGTCGCAGAACACCGACACCACCGACCAGGCGGCGATCGCCCGGCAGCAGCAGGGGCTGGCGCTGACCGCCGACATCATGAACGAGGGCACCGTGCTGCGTGGTGCGGTGCTGGCGCTGTCGGCAGACGAGATGGCGGCAGCGTACGCCGCGGTCCCCGCGCTCGAGCGGTACCGGCCGGCGATCGACAGCCTGCGCCGCCGCGCGGGCCGGGTGCTCGACCCCGAGGCCGAGAGGGTGCTGGCGCTGGCCGGCGACAACCTGTGGGCCGCCATCGACCTCAACGAGCTGCCGTCGCCGATCGAGCGCGCCTATCAGTCGATGCTGTCCGAGCTGCCGCTTCCCCAGATCGTCGACGAGCAGGGCGACACGGTTGGCCTGACCCTGGCCAACTACGGCCTCTACCGGGCCTCGGCAGACCGCCGGGTGCGGCGGGACGCGGTGCAGGGCCTGCTCGGCTCGCTGAAGGGCTTCGAGAACACCTTTGCCGCGACCCTTGCCGGCCAGGCCCAGCTCGACGTGCTGTTCGCCCGCGCCCGGCGCTATGACACCGCGCTCGAGGCCTACCTCGACAAGGACGAGGTCCCGGCCGCCGTCTACCACAACCTGATCGCCACCGTCCGTGCCCACGCGCCGGCGCTCCACCGCTACGTCGAGCTGCGCAAGCGGGCGCTCGGCCTCGACGAGGTGCACCTCTATGACCTGTACATCCCGATGGTCGAGGGCGTCGATCGGCCGTTCACCTACCCCGAGGGCGCCCGCGCCATCCTCGAGTCGATGGCCCCGCTCGGCCCGGACTACGTGGCGATGGCCCGCGAGATGATCGATCCGGCCAACGGCGCGATCGACGTCTATCCCTCGAACCGCAAGGACAGCGGCGCCTTCTCGAGCTCGGTCTACGGCGTCCACCCCTACATCAAGATGAACTACATGGACCGCTACGACGACGTGTCGACGCTGACCCACGAGCTCGGCCACGCCCTCCACAGCCAGCTGTCGGCCGCCAATCAGCCCTACCTGACCTCGCGCTACACCATGCTCCTGGCCGAGATCGCTTCGACGTGCAACGAGATGCTGCTGTCGCGCTCCATGCTCGACCACGCCGCGTCGGACGCCGAGCGGGCGTGGCTGCTGTCGGAGCTCGCCGAGTCGGTCCGCACCACGATCTACCGCCAGACCATGTTCGCCGAGTTCGAGCTCAAGGTGCACTCACTCGCCGAGGCGGGCGAGCCGATCACCGCCAGCCGGCTCAACGAGATTTACGCCAGCCTGGTCCGCGACTACTACGGGCCCGGCTACACGATCGACCCCAACGACGGCGTCGAGTGGGCCTACATCCCGCACTTCTACTACAAGTACTACGTCTACTCGTACGCTACCGGGCTCGCCTCCGGGATTGCGATCGCCGAGCGGGTCGCCGCCGGCGAGCCGGGGGCCACGGACGCCTACCTCGGCATGCTCAAGGCCGGCAACTCGAGGCCGCCGGTCGAGCTGCTGCAAGGGGCGGGCGTCGACCTGACCACGCCGCGCCCGATCGCCGCCGCGCTCGAGTTCTTCGAGCGCACGGTTGCCGAGCTCGAGAAGCTGGTCGTCAAGGAGTGAAACGAGTTCGGTCAGCTGTCAACGGCTGACCCTGGGCAGTCCTCGACCGCCACCACGTGCAGGTGGACGCGGTCGTCCGGGACGCAGCATTCGGCAAAGGCGGCGCGGGCCGTCCCCTCGAGCCCTGCGGGATCGTCGGTGGCGATCACCAGGCGGAAGCGGTTGAAGCGCCGCTGCTCGCGCTCCACGAAGCCGGCCGCGACGGCGGCAGCGATCAGCGCCGGCAGCGGTGCAGGCCCCGTAGCCCGCACCACCCAGACCAGCAGCCGTCCGCCGGCGTCGAGCCGCGTCACCTCGACGTCACAGCCCAGGATCAGCGCGCCGCGGTCGACCCGGATCGACCGCAGGACCTCGTCCGGGCAGGCGCAGCCGAGGACGTCGCGCACGAATTGGACCAGCGCCGGGTCGGACATCTGGAAGATTGTATCCGCTCGAGAGCCCGCTCCTTCTTCGCCGACTCGTCCGGATCCGCTGCCAGCTACCCGCTGTCAGCGATCCTCTTGAGCCTGAAGGTGAGAAAGCCGACGCCCATCAGGAGGAGGCCGAGGACGATCAGGGCGAGCGGCCAGCCCATGCTGTCGGAGAAGTACTCGCCGGTGATCTTGGTCAGGTAGGCGCCGAGGAAGAGCGCTCCGAAGGCCAGCAGCGCCGTGCTCCTGAGGACGACGCTGAGGTAGAGCACGCCAAAGACGAGACCGGGGAAGATCAGCTCCCAGAAGGCGCTCTGGCTCGGCTCCCAGCCGCCGAGGGCGAGCGCCGAGCCGAGAAACGCGAGCGAGCCGAAGGTATAGAGCGGGCCTGTCAGCCCGTCGCGCTCGGTTGCCGAGAACGCCCAGCCGAGGACCATGAAGGCGAGGCCCACCGCGAGAGTGCGGTACTCGAAGAACGCCCTGCCGGCGAAGCGCGGGTCTGAGCCGACGAGGAATCCGGTGATCGCAAAGAACGCCCACGTTCCGTAGGCGATGGCGTAGACCAACAGGCTGGAGGCGCAAAACAGCCGGTAGGCGGCGAGGAAGGCGGCGAGCAGCACGAGCGCCATGAGGCACTGGAGGCCGAGCTTTCCGGGGTCGAGCCCGGCCTCGTCGAGGCTGACCGCCATGCCGACCGGCAGCACCAAGGCTGCGATCAGGAAGAACGCCGGGCCCGCTGCTCCGAGGCGGCCGTGCCAGGTCAACAGCACTCCCGTGACGAAGGCGGCGAGTCCGGAGCCGAGAGTGACCACCACGTGCATGAGCGAGCCGAGCTCCTCCCACACCTGGGCGATGAAGGCGACCATCCCGATGACGACCACACCGCCACCGAGGAAGTAGAGGAGCTTCGAGTAGCGGCCGCCGCGCTCGGCGATCTCGGCCGCTCGTGTGTCGTCAGCCTCGCGAACCGCGGCGATGACCTCGGCCTCGGTGAGCTCGCCGGCGGCGGCCAGGTCACGCACCGCCTCGAGAAGCGTCACCTTGTCCACTGTGCCTCCTCGACGATCCAGCCCAGGAAGTTGAACATGCTCGCGTAGCCGGCGTCCGACCCCACTTCCAGATCGAGCTTGTGCGACCAGCCGTCGTGCTTCAGGTACCAGGTCTGATAGTCGGTCGACGAGAGGACCGGGAAGAAGAACTCGCTCCTGCGGCCGTGGACGATCTCGAAGCCGTCGGGCGACCGCGGACTGCCGTCGAGAGCGAGCTTCGCGGCGGCGTCGAACGAGATCAGCTCGCTCGAGTTGGAGCCGACGTGGTGGACGTAGAGCTTCCTCGGCCAGCTGGCGCCGGGCGGCGTGTAGTCAGGTGGGTCGACCTTGCGAACCTCGAGTCGGCCGTCGACCACCAGGTAGCGCTCGTCACCGTACGGCGATCCGACCAGGTAGAGGAAGTCGTGCTGCGGCGGGTCAACCGATAAGAACAGGCGCGGCAAGTAGATCGCACCGGCGACGAACACGATCATCAGCACCGGGATGGCGAGCCCGATCACGAGCGCGACGTCCTTGCCACGGTCAGAGGACATGGGCGGCACCTCAGCGCGGAGCTTCGAGATTCGTCGATCCATCATCTCCGAGCACGAGCCGGGGGGCAACCTCCCGATTCGACCGTTGACACCGGTCGGTGGAGGCCTCCTTCTCTGTCGGTGACCGCAGCCGGAGGGTGCGGACCCGGTCGGAAGGAGGCCCGATGGACAGCTCACCCGACACCAGCGTGCGACCGCTCGACGGCGGCGGCCCCACCGGGAAGTGCAGGTGGGTCGACGGGGGCGGCCACGAGTGGCTGATCGCGCGTCAGGGCGGGGCGCTGATCGTCGAGCGTCCGGACACCGGAGAGTCGGTCGTTGTCCGCTTCCCGGACCTCGCCGCGGAGGCCCTCGACGGGCCCCCCTCCGAGGTCTGGGTGCTGTTCTGCGCCGCCGACGGACACCTCTTCCACTGCAGCATCTGCCGCGAGGCGGAGGTCATCGAGTTCTCGCGGTCGGCCTGGCCGAAGGTCGATCTCCACGAGCCGGGCCGGCGCCGCGGCTGCTCGTGCGAGGCCGGCCGGCCCGACAGCTTCTGATGCGCCAAACCGAGGGGGTTCAAGACCATGGTCCGAGCTGCCCGCATCCGTTCGATGGCACCGACCCTGATCGCCGGCGTCGCGCTGGCGGCGGCCGCCGGAGGTCTCTCCGCGACGCATGACGCGGGCCCCGCCCAGGCGGGGCGGGCGACGGCGTTCCGGCCCGCTCCAGCCGCTGCGTCAGCAGACCCGAAGCTCGGGGCCACGCCGGACCCGGTCTACATCGTGAGTGGGCTGCGCATCCTGCAGTCCGGTCAGTGGCGGCCGGTGCCTGACCAGCTGCCGAGGGAGGTGCCCGTGGAGCTCGCGGTCGAGGTCCGCAACCTCGGCACGGCCGGCACCGCGGAGCTGACCGCGGCGGCCGAGGTGTGGCCGCTGGATGAGCGACTGGCGGTCCACGTCATGTCCGGCGCCGCGACCGTCGTGCTGGCGCCCGGCGCCGCCACCTTCCTCCAGCTCTGGCCGCCGTGGCGGCCGCTCTCCGAAGGCTCGTACCGGATCTTCGGTGCGGCCGCCGAGGATGGCCTCTCCATCGGCAGCTTCTCCGAGACCGTGCAGGTGCTCGGCGGCACCGCGGTCTGCCCGGTTCCGGGCCTCAACCTTCCCTGAATCGAGGAGGACGACATGGTGCGTTCGGGATTGCGGCAGCAGAGGGTCCGGTGGGGCCCGGTGGTGTTGGGGCTGGCGGCCGTGGCGGCGGCGATGCCAACGGCTGCGCGCGCGAGCGACGAGGTGGCTCACGAGGCGCGCGGCCACGAGCGCAGCGGGTACAGCCTCTCGGACTACGAGAACATCAACCTTGCCAACGGCAACCTCAGCTTCCGGGTCCCGCTGTGGACCGTGCACACGGACGGCGGCCTCGCTTTCGAGCTCGCCCTGCAGCATGACTCCAAGGTCTGGCACACCCACCGCTACTGCACGCTGGTGCCCGACGGGTACCAGAGCTGCGAGGGAGCCGGGGGCGCGATCCTCGAGGCGCAGGTCGCGAACGGGGTCGAGGCGTACGGCTTCGGCTGGGACCTGCGGCCGCCGCGGCTCGTCGTGGCGAGGACTCGGCCGAGCTCCCGCCAGACCGCCTACCTGGACGCCACCGGCGCCCGGCACGGCGTCAGCGGCACGCCACCGTGGCAGATGGTCGGGGGCGACGGCGGCGACCCCGTGACCGAGTGGGCAGTCGGCGAACGCTTCTACACCAGGGACGGCAGCAACTTCCGGTTCACCGTGGCTCAGGTGGACGGCGCCGGGAGGCCGCTGCGGGTCGAGATGGAGGACGGCGACGGCAGCCTCTATGTCTTCGCTCACGTGGTGCCGATCGGCTGCGACTCCAGCCGGCGCGTCCTGCCGACCGACATCGACCTGTTCTACATCAACTTCCGGGTCGAGACCGCGGGCCTCTACCTGAGCGAGATCCAGCGCGGGCCCTGGCGGGCGTCCGGCCCGGCCAATCGGATCAGCTTCGAGTACGCCGCCCCCTCCGCCCCGTGGAGCTCGGCCTGCAGCCCAGACCGGCCGTGGCTGCTGCAGCGAGTGACCGCGAGCGGCGAGGTGCCGCGGTCGATCGAGATCGGCTACGACCCCGGCACCGGGTGGATCGAGCGGGTGCTGCTCCCGGCCTTCAACCCGGTCCTCGGCGACAACCAGCCGTCGGCGATGCGCGAGGAGATCCGCTTCACCCTCGACAGCCGGAGGTTCGAGCAGCGCAACGCCGCCAACCGGATCGAGTTCACGGCCGCTCACCTGACCGAGATCCGCTTCCCCGACGGCGCGGCCTTCCGCTTCGACGAGCTGCTGGTCCCGGGCGAGGAGCCTCTCTCCGACGTCGTGCTGCCATCCGGCGGCAGAGTCGAGTACGGCCACGGGCCCTACCCGGTCGGGCGCGGCCGCTGCGAGGACGGTTTGGGAGATGACGACGACTGCCGCTTCTGGCTGACCTGTGGCGCCTTCGTGCCGCGGATGGGCGTCCTCCACTCGACCAACCTCGCGAGCGAAGGGGTGACCAGCCGGACTCTCAGCTACCTGGACGCCGGCGCCGGTGGTGGCCCGCCGCGCCGGGAGACGACCTGGTTCCAGCAGGGGCTGAACTGCGCGGTCAGCCCGCAGTTCGCGAGGCCAGGCGAGCTGCTGCCGTGGCCCTACGACTTCGACTGGGCGCTGCGCGACGCGGCGGGGCTCATTCACCCCGAGTACCTGTGGACCGTCGTGTACACGGCCGGTGGCTCGGCAGGCCCCGGCTCGCAGGGCATGGCGGAGATCCACCGCTTCCACCCGCTGACCCGCGAGGAGTTCTCGGTCGACGTGCTGGCCGGCGACAGCGAGGAGCTGGCCGCGCTGACCTTGCGGGCGCTGATCGGCGTCGAGGACCTGACCGGCCCCGGGCTGCGGGTGCTCCGGCACACCGAGATCGATCGCGAGCTCAAGTACGGCCTCGATTACCCGTCGATCGTCTTCGGCGACGACCGCTACACCTACATCCGCGAGCGGCGAGTGCTCACCGACGAGGCGAGCGGGGACTCGACCGTTGCCGACGTCGAGAGCTGCTCGCCGCCGGTGTACGCCGATCCGGCGGGGCCGCCGTCGGTCACCGTCGACTGCGCCGAACGGCGCGAGACCGTCAGCGTCGACAGCTACCTCAACCCGCGTCTGCGCACGCTGGCGTCGCTGCGCTCTGCCCCCGGCGCCGAGCTGCTCCGCACCTGGGAGACGAGCTACCGGATGTGGGACGCCGAGAGCACGTGGTTCCTCCGCCGGGAAAGCGAGAGACGGGTCTGCGAGTCCGGCGCCTGCTCGCGGCAGGCTCGCACGTGGGCGAACCAGTCCCAGTCCGCTGCCCGGAAGTGGTTCGTCCCCCACGTCGAGGTGCGCAACCCGGGCGACGGCGGGGGCTGCACGGCCGATTGCGTCCGCTCGACCTTCGGCTACGACGCGCTCGGCAACCGCGAGCTGGTGACCGTCGACGGCGGCTACGGCACCGCCTTCGGCGCCCTCGCCATGACCACCCGCACCGGCCACCGCCACGGCCGCGCGGTGCGGCGCCAGCTCGAGAGCGGGGGCGCGGCGCTCCTGCGCTGGCAGCGCGAGGTCGACCCGGGCACCGGTCTTCCGCGCTGGCACGTGGCCGGCAACGGCAGCGGTTTCGCGTATGGCTACGACGCCATGGGCCGGCTGACGGAGCTCGCGCCCGTTGAGGGCAACCTCGTCGCTGGCGAGTGGCAGCTCGAGCTGCCACGGTCGGCTGATGGGGCGACGATGGTCGGCAGCCACCTCGATCGCGTGCTGCCGGACGCCTCGCAGCTCCTGCGGCATGAGCTCCACGACAGCGCCTACGACCTGGTGCCAGCCGGCGGAGGCCGCCGGCTGGAGGCGGCGTGGATCGACCCGGCCCTGAGCGTGGCGGTCGACTTCGACGGGCTGGGGCGAGTCACACGGCAGCAGGAGCGTTACCCGGCGGGCTCCGGCGTGCGCACCAGGCTGTCGCTCGATCTCTATTGGGACGGCGTCGACCCCTGCGGCACCGGCCAGGGCACCGGGCTCGCGCACACCTCGCGGATCGCGCTCTCGAGCGAGTGGCGGGACGACGCCGGGTGGTCGAGCTGCGAAGACCTCGACTGGACCGAGACCCGCTACGATCCGGCCGGCCGGCCGGCGATCGTCAGGCTGCCGGACGGCAGCGAGTCCTTTCTGGGATATGTCGGCGACAGCCAAAGAACGGTCCTGCGCTCGGTCGCGACCGAGCCCGGGGGAGGGCAGCAGTGGCTCGCGACCGTCTCCCTCGAGGACGGCCTCGGGAGGC
Coding sequences within:
- a CDS encoding RHS repeat-associated core domain-containing protein — encoded protein: MVRSGLRQQRVRWGPVVLGLAAVAAAMPTAARASDEVAHEARGHERSGYSLSDYENINLANGNLSFRVPLWTVHTDGGLAFELALQHDSKVWHTHRYCTLVPDGYQSCEGAGGAILEAQVANGVEAYGFGWDLRPPRLVVARTRPSSRQTAYLDATGARHGVSGTPPWQMVGGDGGDPVTEWAVGERFYTRDGSNFRFTVAQVDGAGRPLRVEMEDGDGSLYVFAHVVPIGCDSSRRVLPTDIDLFYINFRVETAGLYLSEIQRGPWRASGPANRISFEYAAPSAPWSSACSPDRPWLLQRVTASGEVPRSIEIGYDPGTGWIERVLLPAFNPVLGDNQPSAMREEIRFTLDSRRFEQRNAANRIEFTAAHLTEIRFPDGAAFRFDELLVPGEEPLSDVVLPSGGRVEYGHGPYPVGRGRCEDGLGDDDDCRFWLTCGAFVPRMGVLHSTNLASEGVTSRTLSYLDAGAGGGPPRRETTWFQQGLNCAVSPQFARPGELLPWPYDFDWALRDAAGLIHPEYLWTVVYTAGGSAGPGSQGMAEIHRFHPLTREEFSVDVLAGDSEELAALTLRALIGVEDLTGPGLRVLRHTEIDRELKYGLDYPSIVFGDDRYTYIRERRVLTDEASGDSTVADVESCSPPVYADPAGPPSVTVDCAERRETVSVDSYLNPRLRTLASLRSAPGAELLRTWETSYRMWDAESTWFLRRESERRVCESGACSRQARTWANQSQSAARKWFVPHVEVRNPGDGGGCTADCVRSTFGYDALGNRELVTVDGGYGTAFGALAMTTRTGHRHGRAVRRQLESGGAALLRWQREVDPGTGLPRWHVAGNGSGFAYGYDAMGRLTELAPVEGNLVAGEWQLELPRSADGATMVGSHLDRVLPDASQLLRHELHDSAYDLVPAGGGRRLEAAWIDPALSVAVDFDGLGRVTRQQERYPAGSGVRTRLSLDLYWDGVDPCGTGQGTGLAHTSRIALSSEWRDDAGWSSCEDLDWTETRYDPAGRPAIVRLPDGSESFLGYVGDSQRTVLRSVATEPGGGQQWLATVSLEDGLGRLRALDEEVAPGTLVSADYGYDRDDRQVSARLWEGEPGASASQSRSWSYSAGGFLTAATEPERSTSYLGWDALGNLRSSRTSGTTSTIGYDAFGRRRSTTVGGLQAASWLWGDTLPGTPATVGEPAYGAIVEATQHNRFGSQDVSVTTAWSHGGPGGRIDSRMVAIGGVGAAGDRLSLSYAYDRWGNPSRIDHPRWSAWPASCQELLHEERSSEGSWLRATDARLAGATAAVAGADRSYHASGRVASTEYRSEGETNGRLVEIPDPSGMARPRRLELWWAESPTEDEQRWLEGSYYYDGSGNVRRVGARSFAYDGVDRLVAYHEGALPVETYAWDRWGNLTELVNTDAGHGGGFTLRLAGAANDNRPELLTVPGAGSASLEWSSRGNLSALPALGPLRAKQLTFSNEDRLLAAVDPASGTRWRHAYDAAGERVASWRRSGTGSLAELRLFVRDEAGALLSEWRLLPGSDFGPARDYVHAGDRVVAQLDWAEGLPSPRFLAHDHLGSTRVLIEPDGEIIDLLEYEPFGALRTGGPVPDASVLFTGHERDLGATSSELDYMHARYHSPLLARFVSVDTVGGDPSSSQSWNRYSYTSGNPLRAVDPDGTYHRDVHYNLTKALALAAGFDPNRALAIAAADQNTDQGIRSSTTAVGLLHGSTKDYHFTTAERRAELRTRATSTKSDEKLGHYLHALQDSYSHAGYDRVLGHVLDGTAPDVTSNDPEKASRMAKATFEALVGFRGEGALVQFAEVEELIQAYVSLPETEKEKRKAILSQIEAMARERRTQEE